In the genome of Pseudorasbora parva isolate DD20220531a chromosome 10, ASM2467924v1, whole genome shotgun sequence, one region contains:
- the atp6v1ba gene encoding V-type proton ATPase subunit B, kidney isoform — translation MSTLVANRPVDLNGPEAAARQHAQAVVRNYISQPRLTYSTVSGVNGPLVILDNVKFPRYAEIVHLTLPDGTKRSGQVLEVIGTKAVVQVFEGTSGIDAKKTACEFTGDILRTPVSEDMLGRVFNGSGKPIDRGPTVLAEDYLDIMGQPINPQCRIYPEEMIQTGISAIDGMNSIARGQKIPIFSAAGLPHNEIAAQICRQAGLVQKSKDVMDYSSENFAIVFAAMGVNMETARFFKSDFEENGSMDNVCLFLNLANDPTIERIITPRLALTTAEYLAYQCEKHVLVILTDMSSYAEALREVSAAREEVPGRRGFPGYMYTDLATIYERAGRVEGRNGSITQIPILTMPNDDITHPIPDLTGYITEGQVYVDRQLHNRQIYPPINVLPSLSRLMKSAIGEGMTRKDHADVSNQLYACYAIGKDVQAMKAVVGEEALTSDDLLYLEFLQKFEKNFIAQGPYDNRTVFETLDIGWQLLRIFPKEMLKRIPQSTLAEFYPRESAARH, via the exons atgtcTACATTAGTAGCTAATCGACCCGTGGATCTGAACGGCCCTGAAGCAGCGGCACGGCAGCACGCTCAAGCCGTAGTCAGAAACTACATCTCCCAGCCCAGACTGA CCTACTCTACTGTGTCTGGTGTAAATGGGCCGCTGGTTATCTTGGACAATGTCAAA TTTCCACGTTATGCAGAGATTGTGCACCTCACCTTACCTGACGGGACCAAGAGGAGTGGGCAGGTTCTGGAGGTCATTGGCACCAAAGCTGTCGTCCAG GTGTTTGAAGGAACCTCGGGTATTGATGCTAAGAAGACCGCATGTGAATTCACTGGTGACATCTTGCGCACACCTGTTTCTGAGGATATGCTTG gACGTGTTTTCAACGGGTCAGGTAAACCCATTGACCGGGGTCCCACTGTTCTGGCTGAGGACTATTTGGACATCATGG GTCAACCTATCAACCCTCAGTGTCGTATCTACCCTGAGGAGATGATTCAGACTGGCATCTCTGCTATCGATGGCATGAACAGTATTGCCCGTGGTCAGAAGATCCCCATCTTTAGTGCTGCTGGACTACCGCATAATGAG ATTGCTGCCCAGATCTGTCGTCAGGCTGGTTTGGTGCAGAAATCCAAAGATGTGATGGACTACAGTTCAGAAAACTTTGCCATCGTCTTTGCTGCTATGGGG GTCAACATGGAGACTGCACGTTTCTTCAAGTCTGACTTTGAGGAGAACGGTTCTATGGACAATGTGTGCTTGTTCTTGAACCTGGCCAACGACCCTAC CATTGAACGCATCATCACTCCGCGTCTGGCTTTGACTACAGCGGAGTATCTGGCTTATCAGTGTGAGAAGCACGTGTTGGTCATCCTCACGGACATGAGCTCCTATGCAGAGGCTCTGAGAGAG GTGTCTGCTGCTCGTGAAGAGGTGCCGGGTCGTCGTGGTTTCCCAGGTTACATGTACACTGATCTTGCTACAATCTACGAGCGTGCTGGAAGAGTGGAGGGCCGGAATGGATCAATCACCCAGATCCCCATTCTAACTATGCCTAATGATG ATATCACCCATCCGATCCCTGATTTGACTGGATACATCACAGAGGGGCAGGTTTATGTAGACAGACAGCTGCATAACAGACAG ATCTACCCACCCATCAACGTACTGCCATCTCTCTCTCGATTGATGAAATCTGCTATTGGAGAGGGCATGACCCGCAAAGATCACGCTGATGTCTCTAACCAGTTG TATGCATGTTATGCTATTGGTAAAGATGTTCAGGCTATGAAGGCTGTGGTGGGTGAGGAAGCTTTGACCTCAGATGACCTGCTGTACCTGGAGTTCTTACAGAAGTTTGAAAAGAATTTCATTGCTCAAG GTCCCTATGACAACAGAACAGTGTTCGAGACGCTGGACATTGGTTGGCAGTTGCTTCGAATCTTCCCCAAAGAAATGCTGAAGAGAATTCCTCAGAGCACACTGGCCGAGTTCTATCCAAGAGAGTCCGCTGCCCGCCACTGA